The following are encoded together in the Chaetodon auriga isolate fChaAug3 chromosome 4, fChaAug3.hap1, whole genome shotgun sequence genome:
- the LOC143319484 gene encoding interleukin-8-like, with translation MSIISNVALLVFLTIPAVISLGDQGVSLRCQCITTERKPIGRYIGQVEVNPASSHCNNVEIIATLKMDGQRICLDPNAPWVKKVLQRKLVEQAP, from the exons ATGTCGATCATCAGTAATGTGGCACTCCTGGTTTTCCTGACTATCCCTGCAG TTATCAGTCTTGGGGATCAAGGAGTGAGTCTGCGATGTCAGTGCATCACCACGGAGAGGAAGCCAATTGGGCGTTACATAGGACAGGTGGAGGTGAACCCTGCCAGCTCCCACTGCAACAACGTCGAGATTAT TGCCACTCTTAAAATGGATGGGCAAAGGATTTGTCTGGACCCCAATGCCCCTTGGGTCAAAAAAGTGCTTCAGAGGAAACTGGTTGA GCAGGCACCTTGA